The Lacipirellula parvula genome window below encodes:
- the queF gene encoding preQ(1) synthase, which produces MPDSRSLLEVFDNQYPQRDYKIEIVAPEFTSVCPKTGQPDYGTITIIYTPDKKCVELKSLKMYLQSYRNAGIFYENVTNAMMDDFTAVLQPRWMKIEAAFTPRGGISSKIIVQHASAV; this is translated from the coding sequence ATGCCAGATTCCCGCAGTTTGCTAGAAGTTTTTGACAACCAGTACCCGCAGCGCGACTACAAAATCGAGATCGTCGCCCCGGAATTCACGTCGGTTTGCCCAAAAACGGGCCAGCCCGACTACGGGACGATCACGATCATTTACACGCCTGATAAGAAGTGCGTCGAGCTGAAAAGCCTGAAGATGTACCTGCAAAGCTATCGCAATGCGGGCATTTTCTACGAGAACGTCACCAACGCGATGATGGATGATTTCACCGCGGTGCTGCAGCCGCGCTGGATGAAAATCGAAGCGGCGTTCACGCCCCGCGGCGGGATTTCGTCGAAGATCATCGTGCAGCACGCCTCGGCGGTTTAA
- a CDS encoding sugar phosphate isomerase/epimerase family protein codes for MSTKPRVILSGFADEAANNKTAVEQFAAFAALGLQYYSLRFIDVGNGIKNVMELTKAEVTKLRHTEDEYGMNVASIGSPIGKVKLLDQEDGTKNRFVPFKKYLDDVKKACELAHAFETKLIRGFSFYHPKGADPWEFVPQAAEQLAQIAETCHRSDLTFGLEVEANLVGQNGQLVAELHRRVNHPALVTIFDGANIVCQGYDTMATFEQYQVMKPSIGWMHIKDYLDPRVDKPIGHVEEDALSHFVPCDQGDSGHVQILTDFAREIPTLEKMLTKRGIPGVILDLEPHLKGGGQYGGFSGPDGMAIALKALQRVLDFVGIDYHLRDFDDIKAARGF; via the coding sequence ATGTCTACGAAGCCCCGCGTGATTCTCTCTGGGTTCGCCGACGAGGCCGCCAACAACAAGACGGCGGTCGAGCAGTTCGCGGCCTTCGCAGCGCTCGGCCTGCAGTACTACAGCCTGCGGTTCATCGACGTCGGCAATGGCATCAAAAATGTCATGGAGCTGACCAAGGCGGAGGTCACGAAGCTCCGCCACACCGAGGACGAGTACGGCATGAACGTCGCCTCGATCGGCTCGCCGATCGGGAAGGTGAAGCTGCTCGACCAGGAAGACGGCACGAAGAATCGCTTCGTCCCGTTCAAGAAGTATCTCGACGACGTGAAGAAGGCGTGCGAGCTCGCTCACGCCTTCGAGACGAAGCTGATCCGCGGCTTCTCGTTCTACCATCCCAAGGGCGCTGATCCGTGGGAATTTGTGCCGCAAGCGGCGGAGCAGCTCGCGCAAATCGCTGAAACCTGCCATCGCAGCGACCTCACGTTCGGGCTCGAAGTCGAAGCGAATCTTGTCGGTCAGAACGGCCAACTCGTCGCCGAACTTCACCGCCGCGTGAACCATCCGGCATTGGTAACGATCTTCGACGGCGCCAACATCGTCTGCCAAGGCTACGACACGATGGCGACCTTCGAGCAGTACCAGGTGATGAAGCCGAGCATCGGCTGGATGCACATCAAGGATTATCTCGATCCGCGCGTCGACAAGCCGATCGGCCACGTCGAGGAAGACGCCCTCAGCCATTTCGTGCCATGCGATCAAGGCGACTCGGGGCATGTGCAGATTCTTACTGATTTCGCCCGTGAGATTCCTACCCTTGAGAAAATGCTCACCAAACGCGGCATTCCGGGCGTGATTCTCGATCTCGAGCCGCACCTCAAGGGCGGCGGTCAGTACGGCGGTTTCAGCGGCCCCGACGGGATGGCGATCGCGCTGAAGGCCCTGCAGCGGGTGCTCGACTTCGTCGGCATCGACTACCACCTGCGTGACTTCGACGACATCAAAGCGGCTCGCGGGTTCTAG
- a CDS encoding FHA domain-containing protein, translating to MSLLTKPENSTTATTPLRKPDSLRIRQSDSDAARTVPLIDGKTTIGSSPQCTIVLPASECRPLQCVITRDAHRAEATRWGAGVQLNRRDFTKSIVGVGDKLSIGCCELEFAVADPLAAVANTPQTLSPVTVAPPAPLPPAVEPPKAEAVEAKPPESVIAASAPQPAPAAEAPKPTVVKLLPVPTPVVALPAVEPVEAKISTVEPLAPQPVAVEPFVEAPAAVQPSALPKAITVPVVSSPTLIAPVAPACSAASAPQASPAAVTPALPHLVAVASAAATVAEEAKPEADAAGKLNCTTSQQFADELILQLWQSSDAARRRARTLIAAARDARFRADAMNDDLSAMEVELDLARAAYDSHAANHEKLHLEIIERDRQAAERLAPLVNEVESLRSQLQESQIELAEQAARCDELSAALDVQAADKAAADAQLAEAHRASELEQSLNVQIEQATLLARELGAVRTELDAVRTQLDRQLARQQEVEADFAGTRQQCESLQHAASELAECEATIGNLRDEVAGLHAERSDLHGKLADSEGELHRLAEMYLAHTSQPPAQEEAGDVAEQHAEVAEAPEVVAEAPEVAEAADHFALVEPVHADEPTPQEADASASFSDDHAFAAVEPVADHVETAAEPEEHHGWPLPVALEAEPVDDAHAEIEPTPTDFAPLSPFPLVAEPTPTPAPVEHESHESAAFAPPQELKTVPVESETATSSFIDKYRHLLDDEPGEPSGATLQSPLGAARPMLDDEFLSPAKAAERTAHADDSDEALEAYMANMMARMRGVSASSMVEPAPLQPAVELPVVEETPSYDPSVPFEIESMKQGRRAPISTDLAALREIANSSARSAIATHRNKRKMESAAGKVVIAIAAFGASGFLMSSAPTLLNWQFLAGIAVAIIGFGAAALAVRGRADGDHFVDALPASFTEDEREHGV from the coding sequence ATGTCGCTCCTGACGAAGCCTGAGAATTCGACGACCGCTACGACGCCGTTGCGGAAGCCCGATTCGCTGCGCATTCGCCAGTCTGACTCCGACGCTGCGCGCACCGTGCCGCTGATTGACGGCAAGACGACGATCGGCTCGAGCCCGCAATGCACGATCGTGTTGCCGGCGAGCGAATGCCGGCCGCTGCAGTGCGTTATCACGCGCGACGCCCATCGCGCCGAGGCGACCCGTTGGGGCGCGGGCGTGCAGCTGAATCGCCGCGACTTTACCAAGTCGATTGTCGGCGTGGGCGACAAACTTAGCATCGGTTGCTGTGAGTTGGAGTTCGCCGTCGCCGATCCGCTGGCGGCAGTTGCGAACACGCCGCAGACGTTGTCGCCGGTCACTGTCGCTCCACCTGCTCCGTTGCCACCAGCGGTTGAACCGCCAAAGGCTGAAGCGGTTGAGGCGAAGCCGCCGGAGTCCGTGATCGCGGCTTCCGCACCGCAACCCGCTCCTGCGGCGGAAGCACCGAAGCCGACCGTCGTGAAGCTACTGCCAGTCCCGACGCCCGTCGTCGCGCTGCCTGCAGTGGAACCGGTCGAGGCCAAGATTTCTACGGTTGAACCGCTCGCTCCCCAACCCGTCGCGGTTGAGCCATTCGTCGAAGCGCCCGCGGCTGTTCAGCCGTCCGCGCTACCGAAGGCGATCACCGTCCCGGTTGTTTCGTCCCCGACGCTGATTGCTCCGGTTGCTCCCGCGTGCTCGGCGGCGTCGGCGCCGCAAGCGTCTCCAGCGGCCGTGACGCCCGCTCTGCCGCACTTAGTTGCGGTTGCTTCCGCAGCGGCGACGGTCGCTGAGGAAGCTAAGCCTGAGGCAGACGCAGCCGGCAAGCTGAACTGCACCACAAGCCAACAATTCGCCGACGAACTGATCCTCCAGCTGTGGCAATCGAGCGACGCCGCTCGGCGACGTGCTCGGACGCTGATCGCCGCGGCGCGCGACGCGAGATTCCGCGCCGACGCGATGAACGACGATCTATCGGCGATGGAAGTCGAACTCGACTTGGCACGCGCTGCTTACGACTCGCACGCAGCGAATCACGAGAAGCTGCACCTCGAAATCATTGAACGCGACCGGCAAGCCGCCGAACGCTTGGCGCCGCTAGTCAACGAAGTCGAATCGCTCCGCTCGCAGCTGCAAGAATCGCAGATCGAATTGGCCGAGCAGGCCGCTCGTTGCGACGAATTGAGCGCCGCGCTCGACGTGCAGGCTGCCGACAAAGCCGCTGCAGACGCTCAACTAGCCGAGGCGCATCGCGCCAGCGAACTTGAACAAAGCCTCAACGTACAAATCGAACAAGCGACGCTGCTGGCTCGCGAACTGGGCGCCGTCCGTACGGAGCTCGACGCGGTTCGCACCCAGCTCGATCGCCAACTTGCTCGCCAGCAGGAAGTCGAGGCCGACTTCGCCGGCACGCGCCAGCAGTGCGAATCGCTTCAGCACGCTGCGAGCGAACTCGCCGAGTGCGAGGCGACGATCGGCAATCTTCGCGATGAAGTCGCCGGCCTCCACGCCGAACGTTCGGACCTGCACGGTAAGCTTGCCGACTCGGAGGGAGAACTCCACCGCCTCGCCGAAATGTACTTGGCGCACACGAGCCAGCCGCCGGCGCAGGAGGAAGCAGGCGACGTTGCGGAGCAGCACGCCGAAGTCGCGGAAGCGCCGGAAGTTGTTGCCGAAGCTCCAGAAGTCGCCGAAGCTGCCGACCACTTCGCCCTCGTTGAGCCTGTGCACGCGGACGAACCAACTCCGCAGGAAGCCGACGCGTCGGCGTCGTTCAGCGACGACCATGCGTTCGCCGCCGTCGAGCCAGTCGCGGACCACGTAGAAACCGCCGCTGAGCCAGAAGAGCATCACGGCTGGCCGCTTCCGGTAGCGCTGGAGGCCGAGCCTGTTGACGACGCTCACGCCGAGATTGAACCGACGCCGACCGATTTCGCGCCGCTATCGCCGTTCCCGCTCGTGGCGGAGCCGACGCCCACGCCGGCGCCCGTCGAGCATGAGTCGCACGAGTCCGCCGCATTCGCGCCGCCGCAAGAACTGAAGACTGTTCCCGTCGAGTCGGAGACGGCGACTTCGTCGTTCATCGACAAGTACCGCCATTTGCTCGACGACGAACCAGGCGAGCCGAGCGGGGCGACGCTGCAATCGCCTCTCGGCGCTGCACGTCCGATGCTTGACGACGAGTTTCTGTCGCCGGCGAAGGCGGCCGAACGGACGGCTCACGCCGACGATTCGGACGAAGCGCTCGAAGCGTACATGGCGAACATGATGGCCCGTATGCGGGGCGTCTCGGCGAGTTCGATGGTCGAGCCGGCCCCGTTGCAACCGGCCGTGGAGTTGCCCGTCGTTGAAGAAACTCCCTCGTACGATCCGAGCGTGCCGTTCGAAATCGAGTCGATGAAGCAAGGCCGCCGGGCGCCGATCTCAACCGACCTCGCCGCGTTGCGAGAGATTGCCAACTCGTCGGCCCGTTCCGCCATCGCGACGCATCGCAACAAGCGGAAGATGGAATCGGCTGCTGGCAAGGTCGTGATCGCGATCGCGGCGTTCGGGGCGTCAGGCTTCCTGATGTCGAGCGCGCCGACGCTTCTGAATTGGCAATTCCTTGCTGGCATCGCCGTGGCGATCATTGGTTTTGGCGCTGCAGCACTGGCCGTCCGCGGCCGCGCCGACGGCGATCACTTCGTGGACGCACTGCCGGCGTCGTTCACCGAAGACGAACGCGAGCACGGCGTCTAG
- a CDS encoding TraR/DksA family transcriptional regulator, which produces MARNDSIQKMREVLVKRRDALRRALAGDLSLLKSLSEQTGGDVVDAALDAAQDEISSKLAEVESRELGSIEVALERMRAGNYGVCEICNCKIPLARLNALPYATSCIECQRAMESSGGGSGYAGDWSRVLDGGADVDVSFSDLEAG; this is translated from the coding sequence ATGGCTCGCAACGACTCCATCCAAAAAATGCGCGAAGTGCTCGTCAAGCGCCGCGACGCCCTCCGGCGTGCGCTGGCCGGTGACTTGAGCTTGCTCAAGTCGCTTAGCGAGCAGACGGGCGGCGACGTCGTCGACGCTGCCCTCGACGCCGCGCAGGATGAAATCAGCTCGAAGCTGGCCGAGGTGGAAAGCCGCGAACTCGGCAGCATCGAAGTCGCACTCGAGCGGATGCGTGCCGGCAACTACGGCGTCTGCGAAATCTGCAACTGCAAGATTCCGCTGGCTCGCCTGAACGCCCTCCCCTACGCCACCAGTTGCATCGAATGCCAGCGGGCGATGGAATCCTCGGGCGGCGGCAGCGGCTACGCTGGCGACTGGAGCCGCGTCCTCGACGGCGGCGCCGACGTCGACGTATCGTTCAGCGACCTCGAAGCCGGCTGA
- a CDS encoding S1C family serine protease has protein sequence MSHRFASPLVRLSLLAGLSAASALSLPATLRAQQTPAPATLPSERDLLFDELHRDVAAMERELGIYKRVVRLVAPSVVHVQAKPLAEFRFRREVEEAGSGVIIAVGGKNYVLTNRHVVKHSDPEHIRLELHDGREIKPTEIFTDPETDVAALAVDAPDLIPARVGDSEQCEIGDVVMAFGNPFNLRQSVTRGIISGMGRSNLDLGDGGVDYQNFMQTDAAINPGNSGGPLVSLRGEVIGLNTAIASNSGGNDGIGFSIPMNIAMSITRQLVEHGRVDRGFLGVMLDGNFNLEAAKTVGLPRLMGALVKQVTERSPAALAGVQTNDVILRFNSSNIESDQHLINLVKLSDVGRPVDLVVLRNGQMLNIKAQIGRLDDFAADNDAALKAAR, from the coding sequence ATGTCGCACCGTTTTGCGTCCCCTCTGGTTCGGCTGTCGCTACTTGCCGGGCTGTCAGCCGCTAGCGCGCTTTCCCTACCGGCGACGCTACGCGCCCAGCAGACGCCCGCACCGGCGACGCTCCCCTCGGAGCGCGACCTGCTGTTCGACGAGCTCCACCGAGACGTCGCAGCAATGGAGCGAGAACTGGGCATCTACAAGCGGGTCGTCCGCCTCGTAGCGCCCTCCGTGGTGCACGTGCAGGCCAAGCCGCTCGCCGAGTTCCGCTTCCGTCGCGAGGTCGAAGAAGCCGGCTCCGGCGTCATCATCGCCGTCGGCGGGAAGAACTATGTGCTCACCAACCGGCATGTGGTGAAGCACTCCGATCCCGAGCATATTCGGCTCGAGCTTCACGACGGCCGCGAGATCAAGCCAACCGAGATCTTCACCGATCCCGAGACCGACGTCGCTGCGCTGGCCGTCGATGCGCCTGACCTGATCCCAGCACGCGTCGGCGACAGCGAGCAGTGCGAGATCGGCGACGTCGTGATGGCGTTCGGCAATCCGTTCAACCTCCGCCAGAGCGTCACCCGCGGCATCATCAGCGGGATGGGACGCTCGAACCTCGACCTCGGCGACGGCGGCGTCGACTACCAGAACTTCATGCAGACCGACGCCGCGATCAATCCCGGCAACAGCGGCGGTCCGCTCGTGAGCCTCCGCGGCGAAGTGATCGGCCTCAACACGGCGATCGCCAGCAACTCGGGCGGTAACGATGGCATCGGCTTCTCGATTCCGATGAATATCGCGATGAGCATCACCCGCCAGCTCGTTGAGCATGGCCGCGTCGATCGCGGTTTTCTGGGCGTGATGCTCGACGGCAATTTTAATCTCGAAGCCGCTAAGACGGTCGGCCTGCCGCGGCTGATGGGCGCCCTCGTGAAGCAGGTGACGGAACGCTCGCCCGCCGCGCTCGCGGGCGTTCAGACGAACGACGTCATCCTTCGCTTCAACAGCTCGAACATCGAGAGCGATCAGCATCTGATCAACTTGGTGAAGCTCTCCGACGTCGGCCGCCCCGTCGACCTCGTCGTCCTCCGCAACGGCCAGATGCTGAATATCAAAGCTCAGATCGGCCGGCTCGACGACTTCGCCGCCGATAATGATGCGGCGCTCAAAGCAGCCCGCTAG
- a CDS encoding RNA polymerase sigma factor: MLIERSDSDAALDAGELVRRAQGGCVDSFAALVHIYRPRVIALLERRYGTGSHEAEDLAQEAFARAYQRLDEFDPRYQFSTWIHTIARRAAIDKRRQRARRPEHVSLGQAELEPAQSGAEAPEIVEQQEEAENIWRLARAVLSESQFTATWLRFGENCEVAEIARRLGRSRIGVRVLLHRARVILVRESVNQTAHQSSRKER, encoded by the coding sequence ATGCTGATCGAGCGCTCGGATTCCGACGCAGCCCTCGACGCCGGCGAATTGGTTCGCCGCGCGCAAGGGGGCTGCGTCGATTCGTTTGCGGCGCTCGTCCACATTTACCGGCCGCGGGTAATCGCGCTACTGGAACGCCGATACGGGACCGGTAGTCATGAGGCGGAAGATCTCGCCCAAGAGGCGTTCGCGCGCGCGTATCAGCGACTCGACGAGTTCGACCCGCGCTATCAGTTTTCAACCTGGATCCACACGATTGCTCGCCGGGCGGCAATCGATAAACGACGCCAGCGGGCCCGCCGGCCGGAACATGTTTCACTCGGCCAGGCGGAGCTCGAACCAGCTCAATCAGGAGCTGAGGCCCCGGAGATCGTGGAGCAGCAGGAGGAGGCGGAGAACATCTGGCGGCTGGCGCGAGCCGTCCTCTCCGAATCGCAGTTCACGGCCACTTGGCTCCGCTTCGGCGAGAATTGCGAAGTCGCAGAGATTGCCCGCCGCTTAGGCCGCAGCCGCATCGGCGTGCGGGTGTTGCTCCATCGCGCCCGGGTGATTCTCGTCCGCGAGTCGGTCAACCAAACGGCCCACCAGTCCTCCCGAAAGGAACGGTAG
- a CDS encoding nucleoside hydrolase: MPRKVILDVDPGVSDALAVCLAIAHPDLEVVAVTATGGNVVPRQASRNVQAIIEHLDPPRWPRIGVADEEQPLRTDGRELWGADGFCGATLGIAELHQQHPALKVIAEEIRNDPGGVTIIAGGPLHNIAAAFQLDPELALQVGHLIIVGGTLEGPGDVTAAAEFNMYCDAESAQRVFRSHATTTLLPLDVTSRAALTYELLSNLPSEGSSLGRLLRTLLPGAFQSYRQRLGLESMYAAEAVAVMSILRPELLVTEAMPVDVETEGMITYGATVIDRRPRTFDRPNMDVAVEIDAPAIVEGIMRGLRAGF, translated from the coding sequence ATGCCTCGCAAAGTGATTCTCGACGTCGACCCCGGCGTGAGCGACGCCCTTGCCGTCTGCCTGGCGATCGCCCATCCCGACCTGGAAGTCGTGGCCGTCACCGCGACGGGCGGCAACGTCGTCCCGCGGCAGGCGAGCCGCAACGTCCAGGCGATCATCGAGCACCTCGATCCGCCCCGCTGGCCCCGCATCGGCGTCGCCGACGAAGAGCAGCCGCTACGGACCGATGGCCGCGAATTGTGGGGCGCCGACGGCTTCTGCGGCGCCACGCTCGGCATTGCTGAACTCCACCAGCAGCATCCCGCGCTGAAGGTGATTGCCGAGGAGATTCGCAACGACCCGGGCGGCGTGACGATCATCGCCGGCGGGCCGCTCCACAACATTGCGGCGGCGTTCCAACTCGATCCCGAACTCGCGCTGCAAGTCGGCCACCTGATCATCGTCGGCGGCACGCTTGAAGGCCCCGGCGACGTCACCGCGGCGGCCGAGTTCAACATGTACTGCGATGCGGAATCGGCGCAGCGGGTCTTCCGCTCCCACGCGACGACGACGCTGCTGCCGCTCGACGTCACGAGCCGAGCGGCCCTCACGTACGAACTGCTGAGCAATTTGCCGAGCGAAGGTTCGTCGCTCGGCCGGCTGCTGCGGACGCTCTTGCCAGGCGCCTTCCAATCGTACCGGCAGCGGCTCGGGCTTGAGTCGATGTACGCCGCCGAAGCGGTGGCGGTGATGTCGATCCTGCGGCCCGAACTGCTCGTCACCGAGGCGATGCCGGTCGACGTTGAGACCGAGGGGATGATCACCTACGGCGCCACCGTCATCGATCGCCGCCCGCGGACGTTCGACCGCCCGAACATGGATGTGGCCGTCGAGATCGACGCGCCGGCGATCGTCGAGGGGATCATGCGCGGCCTGCGAGCGGGCTTCTAG
- the trpD gene encoding anthranilate phosphoribosyltransferase has product MPDTFTTLLGRLAAGEDLPASEMTAAMGAIMSGERPAGEIGLFLTSLAAKGETAEEVAGAARAMREHMTPIRSRYDVLLDTCGTGGSGSNLFNVSTTAAIVIAAAGVPVAKHGNRSVTSRSGSADLLAELGVNIAASVPQIERCLDELGICFCFAPLMHPAMRHVSAVRKELGIRTIFNVLGPLSNPAGASHQLLGAGLPHLRPLLAEALQLLDVERALVVSGADGLGELTIARETNVSEVTRGKQRELTFKPEEFGLQPASLESLRIDGPAESAALVRRVLAGEPGPGRDIVILNAAAGLIAVEPELQPIDAAHRAAQAIDSGAAAELLQKLVAVSHAD; this is encoded by the coding sequence ATGCCCGACACTTTCACGACGCTTCTCGGCCGCCTCGCTGCAGGCGAAGATCTCCCCGCCAGCGAGATGACTGCAGCGATGGGAGCGATCATGTCGGGCGAACGGCCCGCCGGCGAGATCGGCCTGTTCCTCACCTCGCTCGCCGCGAAGGGGGAAACGGCCGAGGAAGTGGCGGGCGCCGCCCGGGCGATGCGCGAGCACATGACGCCGATCCGCAGCCGCTACGACGTGCTGCTCGACACCTGCGGCACCGGCGGCAGCGGCAGCAACCTGTTCAACGTGAGCACCACGGCGGCGATCGTCATCGCCGCGGCGGGTGTCCCGGTGGCCAAGCATGGCAACCGCAGCGTCACCAGCCGCAGCGGCTCGGCCGACCTGCTGGCGGAACTGGGCGTGAACATCGCCGCCTCGGTCCCGCAGATTGAACGCTGCCTCGATGAGTTGGGCATTTGCTTTTGCTTCGCCCCGCTCATGCACCCGGCGATGCGGCATGTCTCGGCCGTGCGGAAGGAACTGGGGATTCGGACGATTTTTAATGTGTTGGGGCCGCTGTCGAATCCGGCTGGTGCGTCTCACCAGTTGCTGGGCGCTGGGCTGCCGCATCTGCGGCCGCTCTTGGCAGAGGCGTTGCAACTGCTCGACGTTGAGCGAGCCCTCGTGGTGAGCGGCGCCGATGGACTCGGAGAACTCACGATCGCACGCGAGACGAACGTCTCCGAAGTGACGCGCGGCAAACAGCGCGAGCTGACCTTCAAGCCTGAGGAGTTTGGGCTGCAGCCGGCGTCGCTCGAGTCGCTCCGCATTGACGGGCCCGCGGAGAGCGCGGCGCTTGTCCGCCGCGTGCTGGCCGGCGAACCTGGCCCGGGCCGCGACATCGTCATCCTCAATGCAGCGGCGGGGCTGATCGCCGTCGAGCCGGAGCTGCAACCGATCGACGCGGCGCACAGAGCGGCGCAGGCAATCGACTCGGGCGCCGCCGCTGAACTGCTGCAGAAGCTGGTCGCGGTTTCGCATGCTGATTAG
- a CDS encoding MBL fold metallo-hydrolase — MSRQPASRDISGRLVFLGTGTSVGVPAIGCDCDVCTSNDPRNNRTRCGLAIGLPEGNLLIDTPPDLRHQLLRERIGLVHAVAYTHEHADHIFGLDDLRLMQFYLGGPVPLYCEPPVEARIRKSFDYAFQSPERLHAGAIPQLTMQTIGLEPFSVLGATILPVRLQHGPWVPVLGFRIGNVAYCTDVNSIPAESMERLRGLDVLILDCLRREPHATHFGLDEALGVWRELQPRRTLLTHLSHYFDHATMNAELPAGVELAFDGLEIELT; from the coding sequence GTGTCGCGTCAGCCTGCCAGCCGAGACATTTCCGGACGCCTGGTTTTTCTCGGCACGGGAACCAGCGTCGGCGTGCCGGCGATTGGCTGCGATTGCGACGTTTGCACGAGCAACGATCCGCGGAACAATCGCACCCGTTGCGGACTGGCGATCGGGCTGCCAGAGGGGAATCTGCTGATCGATACGCCGCCCGATCTGCGGCATCAGTTGCTGCGCGAGCGGATCGGGCTCGTTCATGCCGTGGCGTACACCCATGAGCATGCCGACCACATTTTCGGCCTCGACGACCTGCGGCTAATGCAGTTTTACTTGGGCGGGCCGGTGCCACTCTACTGCGAGCCGCCGGTCGAAGCGCGGATTCGCAAGTCGTTTGATTACGCCTTTCAATCGCCGGAGCGGTTGCATGCGGGCGCGATTCCGCAGCTCACTATGCAAACGATCGGCTTGGAGCCCTTTAGCGTGTTGGGGGCGACGATCTTGCCGGTACGGCTGCAACATGGGCCATGGGTGCCGGTGCTTGGATTTCGGATCGGCAACGTCGCTTATTGCACCGACGTCAACTCGATTCCGGCCGAGAGCATGGAGCGGCTGCGCGGCCTCGACGTGCTGATCCTCGATTGCTTGCGGCGCGAACCGCACGCGACCCACTTCGGCCTCGACGAAGCGCTCGGCGTGTGGCGCGAGCTGCAACCGCGGCGAACGTTGCTGACGCATTTGTCGCATTATTTTGATCACGCAACGATGAACGCCGAGTTGCCGGCGGGAGTCGAACTGGCGTTCGACGGGTTAGAAATTGAATTGACGTAA
- a CDS encoding choice-of-anchor tandem repeat NxxGxxAF-containing protein, which produces MRYNLFSTTSSSTAPVWSRLSHIRLWLIPVIFAATLCATLGDLKAQPYKFTRIADTASGYQWPVTPAITNSGSVVFKAKMSDGNVGIFRSSGDGVETLVNGSGVFDDIGEFATNDSGHVVFTGRNASAYGVYKFVNGIVSLVADESEGMSLFRGVTINDSGEVAFVAQVANRFGIFTGPDVTTDRVAGDNGITLHPWYSFPEIDDDGSIVFCARRSQPSRTFGVFRASGDSVDLIAPMPGEANEDIAIGTDGSVLTLSKDELGIESILSHRAGVTQTIVDTSGEFWVLRSPQMNANGQIVFQASLDNHARGIFVGPNPTADKVILSGDSLFGGVVDYFQFGSGFNDAGQVAFAYVLTNGVSGIALATPVPEPCAAVHSAFLFMLIAWRRRAARPNLR; this is translated from the coding sequence ATGAGATACAATCTTTTCTCGACGACTTCTTCGTCAACTGCGCCAGTTTGGTCGCGATTAAGCCATATAAGGTTATGGCTCATCCCAGTCATCTTCGCAGCGACGCTTTGCGCGACTTTAGGCGATCTCAAAGCGCAGCCGTACAAGTTCACTCGCATCGCGGACACCGCATCCGGCTATCAATGGCCTGTAACTCCTGCCATTACCAACTCGGGAAGCGTGGTGTTCAAAGCGAAAATGTCAGACGGTAACGTGGGGATTTTTCGTAGCAGCGGCGATGGCGTCGAGACCCTCGTTAACGGCAGTGGCGTCTTTGATGATATCGGCGAATTTGCAACCAACGACTCTGGCCATGTAGTGTTTACTGGCCGGAATGCTTCGGCATACGGCGTTTACAAGTTCGTGAATGGGATAGTCAGCTTAGTTGCGGATGAATCGGAAGGGATGAGCCTGTTCCGCGGAGTTACGATTAATGATTCGGGCGAGGTGGCCTTCGTCGCTCAGGTTGCGAATCGATTCGGCATTTTCACTGGTCCCGACGTGACGACCGATCGAGTAGCCGGCGATAACGGCATTACACTTCATCCCTGGTATTCATTTCCGGAGATAGATGATGACGGTTCGATTGTATTCTGCGCTAGGAGGAGTCAACCTTCGCGCACTTTCGGCGTTTTCCGCGCGTCGGGCGACTCGGTTGATCTGATCGCACCAATGCCGGGAGAGGCTAACGAAGATATCGCAATTGGAACTGATGGCAGCGTGCTGACGCTGTCGAAAGACGAATTGGGAATTGAGAGCATACTCAGCCATCGCGCAGGAGTGACTCAAACAATCGTTGACACCTCGGGAGAGTTTTGGGTTCTTCGGTCGCCTCAAATGAACGCCAACGGGCAGATTGTGTTCCAGGCTTCGCTCGATAACCACGCAAGAGGAATCTTCGTGGGGCCGAATCCGACTGCGGATAAGGTAATTCTCTCTGGCGACTCGCTGTTCGGCGGAGTCGTCGACTATTTTCAATTCGGCAGCGGCTTCAACGACGCCGGACAGGTTGCTTTTGCCTACGTTCTAACGAACGGAGTAAGCGGAATCGCATTAGCGACCCCCGTGCCAGAACCTTGCGCGGCAGTCCATTCGGCGTTTCTCTTCATGTTGATTGCATGGCGGCGCCGCGCGGCGCGCCCTAATCTTCGATGA